The Thermococcus sp. DNA segment GAGCTTCTCCAGCTGGGCCGGGGCCTTCTTTTCGGTTTCCTCCACCATATCAACCACCTCAATAATCGTTAGTCTGCTCAAACCTAATCGGCATTCCGATCAGCTCTAACCACCTTTTGACCACGTCCCTGGAGAGGGTGTAGGTTTTACCCCTCTTTGCCGGAACTTCCCTGACGATGCCCAGCCTCTCAAGCTCCTCCAGCTTTGCCCGCACGGTGTTGCGGGAGCCCTTACCCCGCCTGCCCCTCAGCTCGCGCGTTATCTGGCTCACGTTGGCCCTTCTGAGGTCGAAGAGTATCTTTACTATCTCCCTCGCTATCGGGTCGTGCTTTATCTCCGGGATAACAACGTCTATACCCAGCCCGCCGTACTCGGCGTAAACGTTGAGGAGCCTGAGGTATGCCCTGGCCATCTGAGAAACTATCTCAAAGCTCGTCTTCATTACTTCGAGGGCCTTTTTGAGCTCCTGGACTTCCCTGGCCAGTTCCTCATCGGGCATGATGGTTGTTTGTCTGCTCAAACCTAAAGGGTTTCCGGTCAGGGATGAGCAGATGAGAGAAAAGATATCAAAACTCCGGAATCCTTATTGGCGCCTGAAGCTCCTTCTCGTTCTTCTCGAGGTTAGTCGCAAGCATCTGAATCCTCTCGACGCCGTGGATTTCCTTTATAAACTCGGCCACGCTCTTGGGCACAAGCTCCTCCCAGGGCTCGCCCTCCACCATGCGCCTCCTGATTTCCGTTGCCGAGAGGATGTCCTTACGGAACATTGGCTGAACGATAACTTCGTAGCCCTTCTCGCGGAATAGCTGGGCGACGAGCGAGTTTCCAGTGAAGACAACGTCGAAGCGGGGCACCATGCTCACCACGTA contains these protein-coding regions:
- a CDS encoding nicotinamide-nucleotide adenylyltransferase; the protein is MIKRGLFVGRFQPVHNGHIKALEFVFSQVDEVIIGIGSAQASHTLKNPFTTSERMEMLIRALNEAGLADKRYYLIPLPDINFNAIWATYVVSMVPRFDVVFTGNSLVAQLFREKGYEVIVQPMFRKDILSATEIRRRMVEGEPWEELVPKSVAEFIKEIHGVERIQMLATNLEKNEKELQAPIRIPEF
- a CDS encoding ArsR family transcriptional regulator; the protein is MPDEELAREVQELKKALEVMKTSFEIVSQMARAYLRLLNVYAEYGGLGIDVVIPEIKHDPIAREIVKILFDLRRANVSQITRELRGRRGKGSRNTVRAKLEELERLGIVREVPAKRGKTYTLSRDVVKRWLELIGMPIRFEQTNDY